In Listeria cossartiae subsp. cossartiae, one genomic interval encodes:
- a CDS encoding PTS sugar transporter subunit IIA: MEVKDILTKELVVFDLEATTKEAAIEEMAEMLDERGILADKATYVRAVLEREAHSTTGIGNNIAIPHGKSESVTKSAIVFARTKAMIEWESLDDEPVNMIFLLAITDSDKTDGHLKILAEIATKLMDDDIVENLKSTRDQEEVIRILNGGVVEI; encoded by the coding sequence ATGGAAGTAAAAGATATTTTAACTAAAGAATTAGTCGTTTTTGATTTAGAAGCGACAACCAAAGAAGCCGCAATTGAAGAAATGGCAGAAATGTTGGATGAACGTGGTATTTTAGCGGATAAAGCGACTTATGTTCGAGCAGTTTTGGAACGTGAAGCACATTCAACAACCGGAATAGGTAATAACATTGCTATCCCACACGGAAAAAGTGAAAGTGTCACAAAATCGGCCATCGTTTTTGCAAGAACGAAAGCCATGATCGAATGGGAATCGCTTGATGACGAACCGGTAAACATGATTTTCTTACTGGCAATTACGGATTCCGACAAAACAGACGGTCATTTAAAAATCCTTGCTGAAATTGCAACAAAACTTATGGACGATGATATTGTTGAGAATTTAAAAAGTACAAGAGATCAAGAAGAAGTTATTCGAATTTTAAATGGAGGCGTAGTAGAGATATGA
- a CDS encoding PTS fructose transporter subunit IIB encodes MKRKIIAVTACATGVAHTYMAAQALKKGAKKMGNLIKVETQGATGIENELTEKDVNIGEVVIFAVDTKVRNKERFDGKVVLEVPVSAPIKDAEKVINAALALIDEK; translated from the coding sequence ATGAAACGTAAAATTATCGCAGTAACCGCATGTGCGACAGGAGTGGCACACACATATATGGCAGCGCAAGCCCTAAAAAAAGGCGCGAAAAAAATGGGCAACCTCATTAAAGTAGAAACACAAGGCGCGACAGGAATTGAAAATGAATTAACCGAAAAAGACGTAAACATTGGTGAAGTTGTCATTTTCGCAGTAGATACAAAAGTACGTAACAAAGAACGTTTTGACGGTAAAGTCGTGCTGGAAGTTCCAGTAAGCGCACCGATTAAAGATGCAGAAAAAGTAATCAACGCAGCACTTGCGTTAATTGACGAAAAATAA
- a CDS encoding PTS fructose transporter subunit IIC — translation MFRKIGSELKKHVLTGISYMIPLVIAGAVIMAIARVGGSFFGITDIWDAKYADSANSLISLLHSLDGFGGLALGMMFPVIAAFIGYSISDKLALAPGLVGGLLARDIGAGFLGALAAGLIAGYTCLLIKKYVKLPKAAASIVPVFLVPVFGTLITVLIINYVVGIPFADLNTALENWLNGMSGSNQILMAAIIGAMVGFDLGGPVNKAAVTTAMALLTSGIYAPNTAAQVAIIIPPLGLGLATLIAKRKYNTEMREAGKSSLIMGLVGISEGAIPFAVESPLKVIPATVLGSAVGGALAVGLGAINQAPISGFYGWFTVENWPVYILAIAVGTLIVAGMSVALRKASAGEEMAGSSYDDEIDEAEWEA, via the coding sequence ATGTTCAGAAAAATTGGGAGTGAACTGAAAAAACACGTTTTAACAGGTATTTCATATATGATTCCGCTCGTTATCGCGGGTGCCGTAATTATGGCGATTGCGCGGGTTGGCGGTTCGTTTTTCGGAATTACAGATATTTGGGACGCGAAATATGCAGACAGTGCGAATAGCCTGATTTCGTTACTGCATAGTTTAGATGGTTTTGGTGGCTTGGCGCTAGGAATGATGTTCCCGGTTATTGCCGCATTTATCGGATATTCCATTTCGGACAAATTAGCACTGGCACCAGGTCTTGTTGGTGGTTTGTTAGCACGTGATATCGGCGCAGGTTTCCTTGGGGCACTGGCAGCTGGTTTAATCGCTGGTTACACATGTCTATTGATTAAAAAATACGTGAAACTGCCAAAAGCGGCGGCTTCGATTGTACCAGTATTTTTAGTACCAGTTTTTGGCACACTTATTACCGTTCTTATTATTAATTATGTTGTTGGTATTCCTTTTGCAGATTTAAATACAGCCCTTGAAAATTGGCTAAATGGTATGTCTGGATCGAACCAAATTCTAATGGCGGCAATTATTGGCGCGATGGTTGGTTTTGACTTAGGTGGACCTGTAAATAAAGCAGCTGTAACAACGGCGATGGCACTTTTGACAAGTGGAATTTATGCACCAAATACAGCAGCACAAGTAGCAATCATCATCCCACCACTTGGTCTTGGTTTAGCAACATTAATCGCGAAACGTAAATACAATACAGAAATGCGTGAAGCAGGGAAATCATCGCTTATTATGGGGCTTGTTGGGATTAGTGAAGGGGCAATTCCTTTCGCCGTAGAATCTCCACTTAAAGTTATTCCAGCTACGGTTCTTGGTTCTGCTGTCGGCGGCGCACTGGCTGTAGGTCTTGGCGCAATTAACCAAGCGCCAATCAGTGGTTTTTACGGCTGGTTCACTGTAGAAAATTGGCCAGTTTATATTTTAGCGATTGCAGTTGGGACGCTCATTGTTGCGGGAATGTCAGTCGCTTTACGTAAAGCAAGTGCTGGCGAGGAAATGGCTGGTTCAAGCTACGATGACGAAATTGACGAAGCAGAATGGGAAGCTTAA
- a CDS encoding alpha-mannosidase — protein MVKAHIVNHTHWDREWYFTSADALVLSEQLFTEVIDELKKHPEANFVLDGQLSILDDYVALYPEKLADIKQLIADEQLFIGPWFTQTDAFFAHGESILRNAMIGIFDSKKYGDYMKIGYLPDTFGFNAQIPTLLEHAGFDNVIFWRGIHLGEHVESPYFKWQGLGEETSIYAINMPQGYGTGMLLEPTSAYVDGRLDPAIDFIEKYSKTTEVLIPSGNDQLNIISNFAEKLAEINKMGRHDYQLSTYQDFIQYVRELPDLEKYRGEFRSPVLARVHKTIGSSRMNIKLKSASLEQKLLTRIEPLLVIAKASGISISERLLMHTWKKLLEGQAHDSLAGCVSDPVAEDILHRMKEADELCDSIENTIVKKIADDLVLAANEIIIFNTDLHDFDGFKEIQVVTEHKNIHFPAFPDATIVQEEFIPSRENVLEETPAGNRFIEEPGYYVLQVRIKVELPGLGYRVIAFEENDRELDSMVASNDVAIANDFYKITFENGEIALEKANGERTTSFITLEDDVNAGDTYDYSPLAGDIAELFTFSEAKTEKSSEVERLILTGKNDFPLDRLTKEGQGELQIELILELKKGSELLDVKIEVDNQIKNHRLRLKVNTGVKTDYNIASLPFGYIQRKPVVPANWQETYSEMPIDIEPLEQSVTLTNKAKSCTIFTRGVKEYQQLDQQLALTLLATTGQLGKPDLAYRPGRASGDTTKKGHVLIETTGAQLLGKHEFSLAIYLGDLAFDEHKTAERTKIFNQANVSYQRQPFNHFLHRLDNKIQKTERKLGAKQTLGMLNLPEKYLVSACHPSYYAADKYIIRIENPTNAPQKLELPDVAFDYVNAIEEIVENQDNMIPAYGAVTLRLGI, from the coding sequence ATGGTTAAAGCACATATTGTGAACCATACGCATTGGGACCGAGAGTGGTATTTCACCTCGGCCGATGCACTGGTTCTAAGTGAACAACTTTTTACAGAAGTAATTGACGAATTAAAAAAGCACCCAGAAGCAAACTTTGTACTTGATGGACAATTGTCGATTTTAGACGATTATGTCGCACTTTATCCGGAAAAATTAGCGGATATTAAACAGCTGATTGCGGATGAACAACTTTTCATTGGTCCGTGGTTTACGCAAACAGATGCCTTTTTCGCGCACGGTGAGTCGATTTTGCGCAATGCGATGATTGGGATTTTTGACAGTAAAAAATACGGCGACTATATGAAAATCGGTTATTTGCCGGATACATTTGGGTTTAATGCCCAAATACCAACGTTGCTTGAGCATGCTGGCTTTGATAATGTGATTTTCTGGCGCGGAATTCATTTAGGCGAGCACGTCGAATCTCCGTATTTCAAATGGCAAGGACTTGGTGAGGAAACTTCGATTTATGCGATTAATATGCCACAAGGTTACGGCACGGGGATGCTACTTGAGCCAACATCGGCATACGTGGATGGACGCCTTGATCCAGCAATTGATTTTATTGAAAAATATAGCAAGACGACCGAAGTGTTAATTCCATCGGGGAATGATCAGCTAAATATTATTAGCAATTTTGCGGAAAAACTGGCAGAAATCAACAAAATGGGGCGCCATGATTATCAACTTAGCACCTATCAAGATTTTATTCAATATGTAAGAGAGTTGCCCGATTTAGAGAAATATCGCGGCGAATTTAGAAGCCCAGTGCTGGCACGCGTGCATAAAACTATTGGCTCCAGCCGAATGAATATCAAGCTGAAAAGCGCGTCACTCGAGCAAAAACTGCTAACGCGGATCGAACCGCTACTTGTGATTGCTAAGGCATCCGGTATTTCCATCAGCGAGCGTTTACTAATGCACACGTGGAAAAAACTGCTAGAAGGCCAAGCGCACGATAGTTTGGCTGGCTGCGTTTCCGATCCTGTTGCCGAAGATATTTTGCACCGGATGAAGGAAGCCGATGAGCTGTGTGATAGCATTGAAAATACAATTGTGAAGAAAATTGCCGATGATTTGGTACTTGCCGCGAATGAAATTATCATTTTTAACACCGATTTACATGATTTTGATGGATTTAAAGAAATTCAAGTAGTAACTGAGCATAAAAATATCCATTTCCCAGCATTTCCGGATGCGACGATTGTCCAAGAAGAATTCATCCCATCGCGTGAAAATGTGCTAGAAGAAACGCCAGCCGGTAACCGATTTATTGAAGAGCCAGGCTATTATGTGCTTCAAGTACGCATCAAAGTGGAGCTGCCGGGGCTTGGTTACCGTGTGATTGCTTTTGAAGAGAATGATCGCGAACTGGATTCGATGGTTGCTTCCAATGATGTGGCAATTGCGAATGATTTCTACAAAATCACTTTTGAAAATGGCGAAATCGCGCTTGAAAAAGCAAATGGCGAGCGTACAACTTCCTTTATTACGTTGGAAGATGATGTGAACGCTGGAGATACGTATGATTATTCACCGCTAGCCGGAGATATTGCAGAATTATTCACTTTTTCCGAAGCAAAAACGGAGAAATCAAGTGAAGTCGAACGTTTAATTTTAACTGGAAAGAACGATTTTCCACTAGACCGTTTGACAAAAGAAGGCCAAGGCGAGTTACAAATTGAGCTGATTTTAGAACTGAAAAAAGGTAGCGAACTGCTAGATGTTAAAATCGAAGTGGACAACCAAATCAAAAACCACCGATTACGCTTGAAAGTAAATACAGGCGTGAAAACAGATTACAACATCGCCTCGCTTCCATTCGGATACATCCAAAGAAAACCAGTTGTACCAGCGAATTGGCAAGAAACATACAGCGAAATGCCTATTGATATCGAGCCGCTAGAACAAAGTGTGACGCTAACAAATAAAGCAAAAAGCTGCACCATTTTCACACGCGGCGTCAAAGAATACCAACAATTGGATCAACAGTTAGCACTGACGCTACTCGCAACAACCGGACAACTTGGGAAACCTGATTTAGCTTACCGCCCAGGCCGAGCATCAGGCGACACAACGAAAAAAGGCCACGTGCTCATCGAAACAACCGGCGCTCAACTACTCGGCAAACATGAATTCTCACTCGCCATCTATCTCGGCGACCTAGCTTTCGACGAACACAAAACCGCAGAACGCACCAAAATTTTCAACCAAGCAAACGTGTCCTACCAACGCCAACCTTTCAATCATTTTTTACACCGTTTAGACAATAAAATCCAGAAAACCGAACGAAAATTAGGCGCGAAGCAAACGTTAGGCATGTTGAATTTACCAGAAAAATACTTAGTTTCGGCGTGTCATCCGTCGTATTATGCAGCGGATAAATACATCATCCGCATTGAAAATCCAACCAACGCACCGCAAAAGTTGGAATTACCGGATGTAGCATTTGACTATGTGAACGCTATTGAAGAAATCGTCGAAAATCAAGACAACATGATTCCAGCATATGGTGCTGTGACATTGCGATTAGGAATATAG
- a CDS encoding type I toxin-antitoxin system Fst family toxin: MILFFFSLIAPIFVGITLATYKYWLEHRSDKKHK; this comes from the coding sequence ATGATTCTATTTTTTTTCAGTCTTATCGCTCCGATTTTTGTAGGAATTACTTTAGCTACCTACAAATATTGGTTAGAACATCGTAGTGATAAAAAACATAAGTAG
- a CDS encoding LysR family transcriptional regulator — protein MELRVLNYFLTVAREKTISKAAEVLHLSQPTLSKQLKELEEELGITLFIRGNRSITLTEDGVYLANRAKEILSLVELTTSNLLQNETISGKITIGAGETRGFEFIGSVIHQLREIHPEITFQLHSGNADDVLEKIEHGLLDFGLVINPVEMQAYEYLQLSLVDRWGILVNTAHPLAQKEVITPGDIQENPIMVSNQTFVDNQLANWLGGHFEQLNVIGRYNLLYNASLLAKENIASILCIDGIINTDNTNLKFIPFSPPLTAGISIVWKKNPTFSSAAKEFLKLIEKEMTK, from the coding sequence ATGGAATTACGTGTGTTAAATTATTTTTTAACTGTCGCTCGTGAAAAGACGATTAGTAAAGCGGCGGAAGTACTTCATCTTTCTCAGCCAACGCTTTCTAAACAATTGAAGGAACTTGAGGAAGAGTTAGGTATAACGCTGTTTATTCGCGGAAATCGTTCTATTACCTTAACAGAAGATGGGGTTTACTTGGCAAATCGTGCGAAGGAGATTTTATCTTTAGTCGAATTAACAACTTCGAACTTGCTACAAAATGAAACAATTAGTGGGAAAATAACGATAGGTGCTGGGGAAACGAGGGGGTTTGAGTTTATTGGTAGTGTCATTCATCAGCTGAGAGAAATACATCCCGAGATTACGTTTCAACTACATAGTGGTAACGCCGACGATGTTTTAGAAAAAATTGAGCACGGGCTGCTGGATTTTGGGTTGGTCATTAATCCTGTTGAAATGCAGGCATACGAATATTTGCAGCTTTCTTTAGTAGACAGATGGGGAATTTTAGTAAATACAGCCCATCCTTTAGCGCAAAAAGAAGTTATAACTCCCGGTGATATTCAAGAAAATCCAATAATGGTTTCGAATCAAACTTTCGTAGATAATCAACTAGCAAATTGGTTAGGAGGACATTTCGAACAATTGAATGTGATTGGTAGATATAATTTGCTTTATAATGCCTCGCTTTTAGCTAAAGAAAATATTGCCAGTATTCTTTGTATCGATGGCATTATCAACACGGACAATACGAATTTGAAATTTATTCCTTTTTCGCCACCCCTCACTGCTGGCATAAGCATTGTTTGGAAAAAGAACCCCACTTTTTCGAGCGCAGCGAAGGAATTTTTGAAGTTGATAGAAAAAGAAATGACAAAATAA
- a CDS encoding DapH/DapD/GlmU-related protein, producing the protein MMIQDLQKRIVGKEILQGSNLSNEIHEVKQNNEQLIVELNTKYHSKKEITKCLSEITGKPVDSSVEVSLPFYSDFGKHITFGKNIFINLNVTFVDLGGITIEDNVLIGPGARLVTVNHLVSPKKRRGLRVAPICVKKNAWIGANATILSGVTIGENAIIAADATVTRDVPANVVVAGSPAKQIRKIIEE; encoded by the coding sequence ATAATGATACAAGATTTACAGAAAAGAATTGTCGGTAAAGAAATTCTGCAAGGATCAAATCTTTCAAATGAAATTCATGAGGTAAAGCAAAACAACGAACAATTAATCGTCGAACTAAATACCAAATATCATTCAAAAAAAGAAATAACGAAATGCCTCAGTGAAATCACCGGAAAACCTGTGGATTCCTCTGTGGAGGTTTCACTTCCTTTTTACAGTGATTTTGGTAAACATATTACTTTTGGAAAAAATATCTTTATCAATTTGAATGTAACTTTCGTGGATTTGGGCGGGATTACGATTGAAGATAATGTCTTAATTGGCCCAGGAGCAAGACTTGTGACCGTCAACCATTTAGTTAGCCCGAAAAAGAGACGTGGCTTAAGAGTAGCCCCAATTTGTGTGAAGAAAAACGCCTGGATTGGCGCAAATGCAACGATATTATCAGGCGTAACAATCGGTGAAAATGCGATCATTGCTGCGGATGCTACCGTCACAAGAGATGTCCCAGCAAACGTTGTCGTCGCCGGAAGCCCCGCCAAACAAATTCGTAAAATTATTGAGGAATAA
- a CDS encoding SDR family oxidoreductase, producing MTIKNKVIIITGASSGIGEATALLLAEKGAKVVLAARRVEKLEKIVQTIKASSGEAIFAKTDVTKREDNKKLVKLAIETYGKVDAIFLNAGIMPNSPLSALKEDEWEQMIDINIKGVLNGIAAVLPSFMAQKSGHIIATSSVAGLKAYPGGAVYGATKWAVRDLMEVLRMESAQEGTNIRTATIYPAAINTELLETITDKETEQGMTNLYKQYGITPDRIASIVAYAIEQPEDVNVNEFTVGPTSQPW from the coding sequence ATGACAATCAAAAACAAAGTAATTATCATAACTGGAGCATCATCCGGAATTGGTGAAGCAACAGCCTTACTTTTAGCCGAAAAAGGGGCGAAAGTAGTTCTTGCTGCTCGTCGCGTGGAAAAGCTGGAAAAAATTGTTCAAACCATTAAAGCGAGTTCAGGTGAAGCAATTTTTGCCAAAACGGATGTAACAAAACGTGAAGATAATAAGAAATTAGTAAAATTAGCGATTGAAACATACGGAAAAGTGGATGCAATCTTTTTAAATGCGGGAATAATGCCGAATTCGCCATTATCAGCTTTAAAAGAAGACGAATGGGAGCAAATGATTGATATCAATATTAAAGGTGTGCTAAATGGAATTGCGGCGGTGCTGCCTTCTTTCATGGCTCAAAAATCAGGACACATCATCGCAACTTCTTCTGTAGCAGGATTAAAAGCATATCCCGGCGGTGCTGTATATGGCGCGACTAAATGGGCAGTCCGTGACCTAATGGAAGTATTACGAATGGAGTCAGCCCAAGAAGGAACCAACATCCGCACTGCGACCATTTATCCAGCAGCGATCAATACGGAATTACTAGAAACGATTACAGATAAAGAAACCGAGCAAGGAATGACCAATTTATATAAACAATATGGCATCACACCTGATCGTATCGCGAGCATTGTTGCTTATGCCATTGAGCAACCCGAAGACGTAAACGTAAATGAATTCACAGTAGGTCCAACTAGTCAACCGTGGTAA